In Nilaparvata lugens isolate BPH chromosome 5, ASM1435652v1, whole genome shotgun sequence, the following proteins share a genomic window:
- the LOC111048772 gene encoding ecto-NOX disulfide-thiol exchanger 2: MSFNFHGNPPLPINSVPPPPPPSMGPHMQMALMGPQQGHQLGPALMHGQMVPPMMGPAMMGPQGFAMGPGPMMPSGVGGPGPIMNPSLNDAPLEFNTNKNKPPMPLTSEEMNRNAANLQDDVVIEIVNRDGRREWERDRDLRDRDKDRDAREIIRRNRDRGRDRERDRRDDRDLRESTTSSCSPNTNDSGGGGSLRENGASPSMQGAAPGGNMGALPPPPWAAAMMGGMPGYSAAMLGINHMMPSPHGIMDPAMMMGQYGIMGGGMLGADGMILAPDGSIITPGGDATPTKEIIHCKSCTLFPPNPNLPPPTTRERPPGCKTIFVGGLPENATEEMIREIFGRCGEMLTVRLSNKKFCHIRYVHESSVDEALYFSGYKMRIGSHTDLAHSGRLHVDFAQARDDQYEWECRQRQAQREQRHRDRVEQERMRVPSPPPVVHYTDHEASLVVDKIKNDETFTKAMQVVITWLERGDCNKRNANTFYSMIQTTNSHVRRLLTEKSQFEQELQKAKDLMKGRMHGIIMQ, from the exons ACTCAGTacctccacctccacctccttccATGGGTCCTCACATGCAAATGGCACTCATGGGGCCTCAGCAAG GTCACCAGCTTGGACCGGCATTGATGCATGGGCAAATGGTTCCCCCGATGATGGGCCCTGCAATGATGGGACCGCAGGGATTCGCAATGGGCCCCGGACCCATGATGCCCTCCGGCGTTGGAGGGCCGGGGCCTATCATGAATCCCAGTCTGAATGACGCCCCGCTCGAATTCAATACTAATAAGAATAAACCCCCTATGCCATTAACTA GTGAAGAGATGAACAGAAACGCAGCTAACTTGCAAGATGACGTTGTCATAGAAATAGTAAATCGAGATGGAAGacgtgagtgggagagagacagagatcTCAGAGATAGAGATAAGGACAGAGATGCCCGTGAAATTATCAGGAGGAACAGAGACAGAGGCAGAGATCGTGAAAGAGATAGAAG GGATGATCGTGACCTGAGAGAGAGCACAACCAGTAGTTGTAGTCCGAATACAAACGATAGCGGAGGCGGCGGTAGTCTCCGAGAGAACGGCGCGTCGCCGTCAATGCAGGGGGCGGCACCTGGTGGCAACATGGGGGCGTTGCCGCCTCCGCCATGGGCTGCAGCCATGATGGGCGGTATGCCAGGATATTCGGCGGCCATGCTTGGCATCAATCACATGATGCCATCGCCCCATGGCATCATGGATCCCGCCATGATGATGGGACAG TACGGCATTATGGGTGGCGGAATGCTGGGTGCGGACGGGATGATTTTGGCGCCAGACGGATCCATCATTACCCCAGGTGGGGACGCCACACCCACCAAGGAGATTATTCACTGCAAGTCATGTACCCTCTTCCCCCCTAACCCAAATCTGCCCCCGCCTACCACGCGCGAACGCCCCCCCGGCTGTAAGACCATCTTTGTCGGCGGTCTGCCCGAAAACGCCACTG AGGAAATGATACGAGAGATTTTTGGTCGATGTGGAGAAATGCTCACGGTTCGACTGAGTAATAAAAAGTTCTGCCACATCAGATATGTCCATGAGTCATCGGTTGATGAAGCTCTCTATTTCTCAG GGTACAAGATGCGCATCGGTTCGCACACAGATTTGGCGCACAGTGGCCGTTTGCACGTGGACTTTGCGCAGGCGCGCGACGACCAGTACGAGTGGGAGTGCAGACAGCGGCAGGCGCAGCGCGAACAGCGCCATCGCGATCGCGTCGAACAGGAGCGCATGCGCGTGCCATCGCCTCCACCTGTTGTACACTACACCGACCACGAGGCCAGTCTCGTCGTCGACAAGATCAAGA ATGACGAAACGTTCACGAAAGCAATGCAAGTGGTGATCACTTGGCTAGAGCGTGGAGACTGCAACAAGCGCAACGCAAACACGTTCTACTCTATGATACAAACTACCAACTCGCATGTGCGCAGGCTGCTCACTGAGAAGAGTCAATTCGAACAGGAGTTACAGAAAGCCAAGGATCTCATGAAGGGACGTATGCATGGCATAATCATGCAGT